A genomic region of Catalinimonas niigatensis contains the following coding sequences:
- the gmk gene encoding guanylate kinase, which produces MQQGKAFIFSAPSGSGKTTIVKHLLEHNPDLRFSISACTRSRRPNEVDGRDYYFMTPSEFRARIEENAFVEWEEVYEGKYYGTLKSEIERIWQQGKHVVFDVDVQGGVNLKKYFGDQALAVFVKVPSIEKLKERLTARNTESTESMNQRIAKAEEELHYEKDFDITLINDHLDEALDRAQHYYDEFVQKGALALSK; this is translated from the coding sequence ATGCAGCAGGGAAAAGCATTTATCTTTTCAGCCCCTTCAGGTTCAGGTAAAACCACTATCGTAAAACATTTGCTGGAGCATAACCCGGACCTGAGGTTTTCAATATCAGCTTGTACCCGATCACGACGCCCCAATGAGGTAGATGGTCGGGATTATTATTTTATGACTCCTTCTGAATTCAGAGCACGTATTGAAGAAAATGCATTTGTAGAATGGGAAGAAGTTTACGAAGGAAAATACTATGGCACTCTCAAATCAGAAATAGAACGTATCTGGCAGCAAGGCAAGCATGTAGTTTTTGATGTAGATGTACAGGGAGGTGTGAATCTAAAAAAATATTTTGGAGATCAGGCACTGGCTGTTTTTGTTAAAGTACCATCCATTGAGAAATTGAAAGAAAGGCTTACTGCAAGAAATACAGAATCTACTGAAAGTATGAATCAGCGGATAGCTAAGGCAGAAGAGGAGTTACATTACGAAAAAGATTTTGATATCACATTGATCAATGATCATTTGGATGAAGCCTTGGATCGTGCGCAACATTATTATGACGAATTTGTACAGAAAGGTGCGCTGGCCCTATCTAAATAA
- a CDS encoding sigma-70 family RNA polymerase sigma factor has product MQQEDVQNSEDQRPKYSEREKVEIFDNEFLPQIDSMYNFAYRLTYDEDDAKDLVQETYLKAFRFIDSFQRGTNAKAWLFRILKNSFINDFRKKSKQPSKVDYQEVETYYNSEGVDESITTDLRVESVQDMIGDEVSTALNSLAVDFRTVIILCDLEGFTYEEMAKILDIPIGTVRSRLHRARNLLKEKLKTYADSMGY; this is encoded by the coding sequence ATCAACGTCCAAAATATAGTGAGCGGGAAAAAGTTGAAATTTTTGACAATGAATTTCTGCCTCAAATAGACTCTATGTACAATTTTGCGTATCGCCTTACTTATGATGAAGACGATGCCAAAGACCTTGTGCAGGAAACCTATCTCAAAGCTTTCCGCTTTATTGATTCGTTTCAACGCGGAACTAACGCCAAGGCATGGTTGTTTCGGATTTTAAAAAACAGCTTCATTAATGATTTCAGAAAAAAGAGTAAGCAACCTTCTAAAGTTGACTATCAGGAGGTAGAGACTTACTACAATTCGGAAGGAGTTGATGAAAGCATTACCACAGATCTGCGGGTAGAATCTGTGCAGGATATGATCGGAGACGAAGTATCTACAGCACTTAATTCACTGGCGGTAGATTTTAGAACGGTGATCATTCTTTGTGATCTGGAAGGATTTACATACGAAGAGATGGCCAAGATTTTAGATATACCCATAGGTACAGTGCGATCAAGATTGCACAGAGCCAGAAACCTTTTGAAGGAGAAGCTAAAAACTTATGCTGACTCTATGGGCTACTAA